In Acidimicrobiales bacterium, the DNA window GACGTCTCGGCCGACAAGAAGTTCAACGAGGCCCTCGGTCAGGGCGGCACCGCCAACGGCGTGGCCCGCATCCCCGATGCCCTCCTCGAAGACGTCATCGAGGCGGCCGAGGAGTGCCCCGGGGAGTGCATCTTCATCGAGCCGTAGGCGGCGATCGCCCGCTCAGGCCTGGTCGAGGGCTCGGGCGCGCAGGGCCCGCTCCAGCCCGTCCTTGCCCTCGACCAGAATCCTCCGCAGGGGCGGTGGGCGGCCGCCGTCGGCCAGCGCATCGTCCACGGCGGCGACGGCGTCACCGTCGATCAGCGTCGACGGGAAGAGCCCCCGCGCCAGGCTGATCGCCTCGTCACGCGTGCGGCCCTCCCACCAGCGGTCGAGGGAACCCAGGTAGCGCTCGAGGTAGGGCCGCAGCAGGTTCTCCTGCCCGTACTGCCCGAAGCCTCCGGCGACGGCGCGCAGGACGGCCAGCGGGACGGTGGCGCTGTCGAGCAGGGCCCAGGCCTCGGCCTTGGCGGCGGCCGTCGGACGGGAGGCCATGGCCGCGGCCGCCCGGCGCTCGCCGATGTCGGTGGGGTCGCGCCCGAGCTCGGCGGCGATCAGCGTGCCACCGTCGTCGGCACCGGCCGCCGCGATGTTGGCCAAGGCGTGCCAGCGGAGATCCGTGTCGACGTCGAGCCCCTCCACGACGACCGTCCCCTCCAGCAGGCCGGTGGCGAAGGCCACGGCGACGGGCCCGTCACCGGCGGACAGCACCTGGCGGGCCCAGATCAGCTGGCGATCGCTGCCCGGCGCGGCGGCGGCCAGGCCACCACGGCCCAGGGTCGCCAGGCGCGCTCTCGCCGCCGGGCGGTTGGCCGGATCCCCGTAAGCCTCGACCGCGTGCATGGCCTGGAAGAGCAGGCGCTGCAGGGTGGCGTCGTCCGCCTCGCCGGGCGCGTGCTCGCACACCAGTTCGACCCAGCGCCGGGTGGAGAGCTCGGCGTCGCGGGTCATGTCCCACGTCGCCGCCCAGCAGAGGTTCCTCGCCAGGGGGTCGCCCACGTCGCCCAGGTGGCCCTCGACGGTGGCCAGCGAGCGGGCGTCCAGCCGCACCTTGGCGTAGGTGAGGTCGTCGTCGTTCAGCAGCAGCAGGTCGGGGACCTCCTCGCCGGCGAGCTCGCCGACCGGCGTCTCCTCCCCCGAGACGTCGAGCTCCACCCTGCGCTGGCGCACGAGGCCACTCGCTCCCAGCCGGTACAGGCCGACGGCCAGACGGTGGGACCGGAGCGTGTCGTGGCCGGCCTGGCCCTCCTGCACGACGGCCACGGACGTGTACCGGCCGTCCTCCTCCCCCAGCCGGGGGCGCAGCGTGTTGATCCCGGCCGTCTCCAGCCACTCCTTCGACCACGACCCGAGGTCGCGCCCGCTCGTCTCCTCGAGCACGGCGAGGAAGTCGACCAGCCGGGCGTTGCCCCACTCGTGGCGCCAGAAGTAGGTGCGCACGCCCTCGCGGAACGCGTCGGCGCCCACCCACGCCACCAGCTGCTTCAGCACCGAGGCGCCCTTGGCGTAGGTGATGCCGTCGAAGTGGAGCCGCACGGCATCGGTGTCGACGATGTCGGCGGAGATGGGATGGGTGGACGGGAGCTGGTCCTGGCTGGCCGCCGCCGCCTTGGTCCCTGCCGCGAAGCGCACCCACGCGTCGGTGAACCTGGTGGCCGATGCCAGCCCGTGGGTGGCCATGTAGGTGGCGAAGCTCTCGTTGAGCCACAGGTCGTCCCACCACCGCATGGTCACGAGGTCGCCGAACCACATGTGGGCCATCTCGTGCAGGAGCGTGGACGCCCGTCCCTCCCGCGCCGCCTCGGTGACCCGCGAGCGGAACACCATGTTCTCGTTGAAGGTGACACAGCCCGGGTTCTCCATGGCGCCGAAGTTGAACTCGGGCACGAACAGCTGGTCGTACTTGGCGAACGGGTACGGGTAGTCGAACTCCTCGGTGAAGAAGTCGAGCCCCTGGCGGGTGAGG includes these proteins:
- the pepN gene encoding aminopeptidase N, translating into MDDNLSRADAGQRATYLSGVAYEVSLDLTTGDDTFTSDTTVRFSGNLTGQHTFIDLDAVAVRKVVLNDRPHDPSAYDADRGRFPVRGVLATNVLRIVAECAYQHTGVGLHRFVDPVDGRTYLHTQFEPFDAHRVFACFDQPDLKASFSLTLKAPEDWVVVSVGRATSREGGVWTFETTPPISTYLAAVVAGPYHEVRDTHGHVSLGIYCRASLAPHLDTDELFALTRQGLDFFTEEFDYPYPFAKYDQLFVPEFNFGAMENPGCVTFNENMVFRSRVTEAAREGRASTLLHEMAHMWFGDLVTMRWWDDLWLNESFATYMATHGLASATRFTDAWVRFAAGTKAAAASQDQLPSTHPISADIVDTDAVRLHFDGITYAKGASVLKQLVAWVGADAFREGVRTYFWRHEWGNARLVDFLAVLEETSGRDLGSWSKEWLETAGINTLRPRLGEEDGRYTSVAVVQEGQAGHDTLRSHRLAVGLYRLGASGLVRQRRVELDVSGEETPVGELAGEEVPDLLLLNDDDLTYAKVRLDARSLATVEGHLGDVGDPLARNLCWAATWDMTRDAELSTRRWVELVCEHAPGEADDATLQRLLFQAMHAVEAYGDPANRPAARARLATLGRGGLAAAAPGSDRQLIWARQVLSAGDGPVAVAFATGLLEGTVVVEGLDVDTDLRWHALANIAAAGADDGGTLIAAELGRDPTDIGERRAAAAMASRPTAAAKAEAWALLDSATVPLAVLRAVAGGFGQYGQENLLRPYLERYLGSLDRWWEGRTRDEAISLARGLFPSTLIDGDAVAAVDDALADGGRPPPLRRILVEGKDGLERALRARALDQA
- a CDS encoding ferredoxin, encoding MNVWIDADLCTGDGICAEIAPAVFFMEDDGLAYVKESKEHFSDVSADKKFNEALGQGGTANGVARIPDALLEDVIEAAEECPGECIFIEP